A window from Plectropomus leopardus isolate mb chromosome 3, YSFRI_Pleo_2.0, whole genome shotgun sequence encodes these proteins:
- the LOC121937861 gene encoding C2 calcium-dependent domain-containing protein 4C has product MWVLDKIRGSVETGVLRQGENGDKKGVAYSNVLTPDKIPDFFIPPKLVTGPPEPEIPNVKPKEGLQPSTSEQTIGSGKKISSPRSPRLVAKLAGDTKNLLRAANRHIIQIESADDVGDTNADPQSQTAMSLPYVPKTQTPYGFATLKESPHTRRKESLFHCELTSPITSPNTQRKIQGRSSEGGNHLNPADCNTSHINPYRYFSGGESDTCSSAESSPFSSPLLSRSASLLKIFTHETQAKVVKAKRTFARHSSLSTDECSSAEPSPNIQRRLHVPSCHGAGASDHGLTREHTINLHKGGSVRISANYDSSTSRLLIRVLAAESLYDKHFDIKSINCCVSVYLNPGKLQKQRSNIIKNSRNPVFNEDFFFDSISSVQVKNLSVKFKVVNKGTSLKRDNLLGEREVPLTKLLSGV; this is encoded by the coding sequence ATGTGGGTTCTGGATAAGATCCGCGGGTCGGTGGAGACCGGCGTGCTGCGTCAGGGAGAAAACGGAGACAAGAAAGGTGTCGCCTACAGCAACGTCCTCACCCCCGACAAGATCCCAGACTTCTTCATTCCTCCGAAGCTAGTCACTGGACCCCCAGAACCTGAGATTCCTAACGTAAAGCCCAAAGAAGGACTGCAACCCTCGACTTCAGAGCAAACAATCGGCAGTGGGAAGAAGATCAGCAGCCCAAGAAGTCCGCGCCTGGTGGCCAAGCTCGCAGGAGACACTAAGAATTTGCTGAGAGCAGCGAACCGTCACATCATACAGATAGAGAGTGCTGATGATGTCGGAGACACCAATGCAGACCCCCAGTCGCAGACGGCAATGTCCCTGCCTTATGTGCCCAAGACTCAAACACCTTATGGTTTTGCGACTCTAAAGGAGAGCCCACACACTCGCCGTAAAGAGTCCCTGTTCCACTGCGAGCTCACCAGTCCCATCACCTCCCCGAACACCCAGAGAAAGATCCAGGGGAGAAGCAGTGAAGGGGGGAACCACCTGAACCCAGCTGACTGCAACACTTCTCACATAAATCCGTATCGGTACTTCAGTGGAGGGGAGAGTGACACCTGCTCCTCGGCCGAATCCTCTCCCTTTAGCTCTCCACTGCTCTCCCGCTCCGCCTCCCTGCTCAAGATCTTCACCCACGAGACGCAGGCCAAAGTCGTCAAAGCCAAGCGGACGTTTGCTCGCCACAGCTCCCTCTCCACAGACGAGTGCAGCTCAGCCGAACCCAGCCCCAACATTCAGCGACGGCTTCACGTCCCCTCCTGCCACGGCGCTGGTGCGTCAGACCACGGGCTCACTCGGGAGCACACCATCAACCTGCACAAAGGTGGGTCGGTGAGGATCAGCGCCAACTACGACTCCAGCACGTCCCGCCTGCTCATCCGCGTCCTGGCAGCGGAGAGTCTTTACGACAAGCACTTTGACATCAAGAGCATCAACTGCTGCGTGTCCGTCTACCTGAACCCGGGCAAGCTGCAGAAGCAAAGGAGCAACATCATCAAGAACAGCCGCAACCCGGTCTTCAACGAGGACTTCTTCTTTGACTCGATAAGCTCGGTGCAGGTGAAGAACCTGTCGGTGAAGTTCAAGGTGGTGAACAAAGGCACAAGCCTCAAGAGGGACAACCTGCTGGGAGAGCGAGAGGTGCCTCTGACAAAGCTGCTCTCGGGAGTTTAA